The Desulfurellaceae bacterium genome includes a region encoding these proteins:
- the typA gene encoding translational GTPase TypA — MLCSSGCVSKAKDRRSIARVLGTCEACRLISQEDCPVRDTIPRRDDIRNVAIIAHVDHGKTTLIDALLRQSGVCRTQDQMVDRIMDSHELERERGITILAKNAALEYQGMKINFVDTPGHADFGGEVERSLAMVDGVMLLVDASEGPLPQTRFVLKKALEAGLPSIVCINKIDRPDARTAEVLAEIYDLFIDLDANDEQLDFPVVYTNARAGIATLNAVEAGQAVTSGDLQPLFALIISALPGPLSDHLATVQFQVNNLDYHDYVGRLAIGRIVGGSMRTASWYTLCRLDGSQLPCKLSQIYSWQGVTRVAVAQAHAGDIVAIAGIEEIDIGETITDRETPKPLPALRVDEPTIAMLFGVNKAPWAGREGQYVTSRKLRERLWVELRKNVSLRITETDSPDTFRVIGRGELQLAIFIETMRREGYELEVSRPTVVVKEINGQRHEPTELLVVDIPEDYIGVVSQLLSVRRGTLTQMEHTGSGRVRLEFSVPSRGLIGFRSHFLTDTRGTGIMHLLFNGYAPWQGALHGRVNGALVADRQGVAAPYALFHLQERGMLFVPAGTRVYEGMVIGEYSRQSDLDVNACREKKLTNMRAAGHDEAVRLTPHREMGLEDALEWIADDELVEVTPQSIRLRKKVLARNVRPKRTNSDQAVMLRS, encoded by the coding sequence ATGCTATGCTCGTCCGGCTGCGTATCAAAAGCCAAAGACCGCAGGTCCATTGCCCGTGTCCTGGGCACTTGCGAAGCGTGTAGATTGATATCTCAGGAGGATTGCCCGGTGCGGGACACCATACCCCGACGCGACGATATCCGAAACGTTGCCATTATTGCTCATGTTGACCATGGGAAAACAACCCTGATTGATGCCTTACTGAGGCAGAGCGGTGTGTGCCGAACTCAGGATCAGATGGTCGACCGGATCATGGACTCCCATGAGCTGGAGCGGGAGCGGGGCATCACCATTCTGGCCAAAAATGCGGCTCTGGAGTATCAGGGCATGAAAATCAATTTTGTGGATACACCCGGCCACGCCGATTTCGGTGGCGAGGTGGAACGCTCGTTGGCCATGGTCGATGGAGTCATGCTGCTGGTTGATGCCTCTGAAGGTCCCTTACCGCAGACCCGTTTTGTCTTAAAAAAGGCGCTCGAAGCAGGCCTGCCGTCGATTGTGTGCATCAACAAGATCGATCGACCGGACGCGCGTACTGCTGAGGTCCTGGCCGAAATCTACGACCTGTTCATCGACCTGGACGCAAACGACGAGCAGCTGGATTTTCCCGTTGTCTATACCAATGCCCGGGCTGGGATTGCGACCTTGAATGCTGTCGAAGCCGGACAAGCTGTTACCTCGGGAGACCTGCAGCCCTTATTTGCTCTCATTATCTCGGCCCTGCCGGGTCCGCTCAGCGACCACCTGGCAACGGTGCAGTTTCAGGTCAACAATCTTGACTACCATGACTACGTGGGACGCCTGGCGATTGGCCGGATTGTTGGCGGCAGCATGCGGACTGCGAGTTGGTATACCCTGTGTCGGCTTGATGGCTCGCAGCTCCCGTGCAAACTCAGCCAAATATACAGCTGGCAAGGCGTGACGCGGGTTGCAGTTGCCCAAGCCCACGCCGGCGATATCGTTGCGATCGCCGGCATTGAAGAAATCGATATTGGCGAGACGATTACCGACCGAGAAACGCCCAAGCCCCTGCCCGCGCTACGCGTCGACGAGCCAACGATTGCTATGCTGTTTGGTGTCAACAAAGCGCCCTGGGCGGGCCGCGAAGGCCAGTATGTCACCTCGCGGAAATTACGAGAGCGGCTGTGGGTGGAACTGCGTAAAAATGTGAGTCTGCGCATAACAGAGACCGATTCGCCCGATACCTTTCGAGTCATAGGCCGGGGTGAACTGCAGCTGGCGATCTTTATTGAGACGATGCGCCGCGAGGGCTACGAGCTGGAAGTGTCCCGACCAACCGTTGTGGTCAAAGAGATCAACGGCCAGCGTCACGAGCCGACCGAACTGCTCGTTGTTGATATCCCTGAAGACTACATTGGTGTGGTCTCGCAACTCCTGTCGGTTCGGCGCGGAACGCTGACTCAAATGGAACATACCGGCTCTGGACGGGTGCGCTTGGAGTTTTCGGTTCCCTCCCGAGGCTTGATCGGTTTTCGGTCCCATTTTCTGACTGATACGCGGGGAACAGGTATTATGCACCTCTTGTTTAATGGCTATGCTCCATGGCAGGGAGCCCTGCACGGTCGGGTGAATGGAGCCCTGGTGGCCGACCGGCAAGGAGTGGCGGCTCCGTATGCATTGTTTCATTTGCAGGAACGGGGCATGCTGTTCGTGCCGGCTGGCACGCGGGTATATGAAGGCATGGTGATCGGGGAATATTCGCGCCAGAGCGATCTGGATGTGAACGCCTGCCGTGAAAAAAAGCTGACCAATATGCGGGCGGCCGGCCACGATGAGGCAGTCCGACTGACCCCCCACCGGGAAATGGGCCTGGAAGATGCGCTTGAGTGGATCGCCGATGATGAGCTGGTTGAAGTGACACCCCAGTCCATTCGTTTGCGCAAGAAGGTCCTGGCCCGTAACGTGCGGCCGAAACGCACCAATAGTGACCAGGCCGTGATGCTGAGGAGCTAG
- a CDS encoding FAD-binding oxidoreductase has product MAVAKQLTALLPADRVSTRAADLDLAARDESACQPVSPEVVVWPLSTDEVSRVVGYAWTHGVPVTARGAGSSLEGNPIPVRGGIVLDLSRMDAVVEVHQEDLQVSVQPGIVYNTLNEQLKPWGLFFPPSPGGSSDVATIGGMVANNASGIYSVKYGGTREHVKAATVVTGTGQVLELGTRSRKTSSGYHLLGLVVGSEGTLAIATQLTLSLAGLPQGRKQGALTFPTEKAAATAIATMMRYGVDLAAVEFLDRRSLVALNRYRGFGLEEQPSLFLEVHGTPDSVDGVFETAQTVCEEQAGRVIVLPDGQNPWDVRHFTTRAIQALKPEGKTIRTDMGFPLSRLPEVVEHSYAIAERHGVVLHTFGHAGLGILHALLREDPTDTQRWAAAQRAKDEMVGFVLSVGGTASGEHGIGLGSQKYVAQEHGSSLELMKHIKQVFDPKHILNPGKIWPDESPDG; this is encoded by the coding sequence ATGGCGGTGGCCAAACAGCTGACAGCCTTGCTGCCCGCAGATCGCGTCTCAACCCGAGCCGCAGATCTGGATCTGGCGGCTCGGGATGAATCGGCGTGCCAGCCGGTCAGCCCCGAGGTGGTTGTCTGGCCGCTGTCTACCGACGAGGTCAGCCGTGTGGTCGGCTATGCCTGGACCCACGGAGTACCGGTTACCGCCCGCGGGGCGGGGTCGAGTCTGGAGGGCAATCCGATTCCGGTCCGGGGCGGGATTGTGTTGGACCTGTCCCGCATGGACGCGGTTGTCGAGGTACATCAGGAGGATCTGCAGGTCAGCGTCCAGCCCGGCATTGTGTATAACACGCTGAATGAGCAGCTCAAACCGTGGGGCCTGTTTTTCCCGCCGTCGCCCGGTGGCAGCTCGGATGTGGCGACGATTGGCGGGATGGTCGCCAATAATGCCAGCGGCATCTATTCGGTCAAATACGGTGGCACGCGCGAGCATGTGAAGGCTGCCACGGTTGTCACCGGGACCGGACAAGTCCTGGAACTCGGCACCCGGAGTCGCAAAACCTCCTCCGGCTATCATCTGCTGGGCTTGGTGGTTGGTTCGGAAGGCACGCTGGCGATTGCCACCCAGCTGACGCTGTCCCTGGCCGGCCTGCCCCAGGGTCGCAAACAGGGCGCCCTGACGTTTCCGACCGAAAAGGCTGCGGCGACGGCTATTGCGACGATGATGCGCTATGGCGTGGATCTGGCTGCGGTCGAATTTCTTGATCGGCGTTCTCTCGTTGCCCTCAACCGTTACCGAGGGTTTGGCTTGGAGGAGCAGCCGTCGCTGTTTCTTGAGGTCCACGGTACTCCAGACTCGGTTGACGGGGTCTTTGAGACCGCCCAAACCGTGTGCGAAGAGCAGGCCGGGCGGGTGATCGTCCTGCCCGACGGACAGAATCCGTGGGACGTGCGGCATTTCACTACCCGGGCGATTCAGGCGCTGAAACCCGAGGGCAAAACGATCCGCACCGATATGGGTTTTCCTCTGTCGCGTCTGCCCGAGGTGGTTGAGCACAGCTATGCGATTGCCGAGCGCCACGGGGTTGTGCTGCACACCTTTGGCCACGCCGGGCTCGGTATTCTCCACGCCCTGCTGCGCGAGGATCCGACCGATACGCAGCGCTGGGCGGCGGCCCAGCGGGCCAAGGATGAGATGGTCGGGTTTGTGTTGTCGGTCGGCGGGACGGCCTCGGGTGAGCACGGCATCGGGTTGGGCAGTCAGAAGTATGTTGCCCAAGAGCACGGCTCCAGCCTCGAGCTGATGAAGCACATCAAGCAGGTGTTTGATCCCAAACACATCCTGAACCCGGGCAAGATCTGGCCGGACGAGAGCCCAGACGGCTGA
- a CDS encoding amidohydrolase, which yields MAHYTLISADSHMCEPPDMWAERIDKQYRDRAPHSIHGHEGKEGEFFTCENITPIPMAGAFGAGVTAEELPNHNKKGFAAAPASVWDPAERLKEQDRDGVAAEVLYTTFGMMLYGLDDAGLRAACFRAYNDFVAEYCSYNTDRLVGVGLVTLEDVDAGVAELKRCADKGLRGAMIWASPPDERPYGHPDYDPFWAASQDLNMPLSLHILTGRGGTGINFNKFLTSYMSLPAEIQRTLSIMIFGGVFERFPKLQIVSAENDVSWIPHFLYRLDHAYDRFRHFEGVNLSMLPSEYMKRNVVGTFQFEQATADFTRQLFGAERIMWSSDYPHTDSTWPHSREFIDEAFRDMPEEDIQKVVGGNVARIYSLNV from the coding sequence ATGGCACACTATACGCTCATTTCCGCTGACTCGCACATGTGCGAGCCGCCCGACATGTGGGCCGAACGGATCGATAAGCAGTATCGGGACCGGGCTCCGCACTCGATTCACGGCCACGAGGGTAAAGAGGGCGAGTTCTTCACCTGTGAGAATATCACCCCGATTCCCATGGCTGGGGCCTTCGGCGCCGGGGTCACGGCCGAAGAGCTGCCCAACCATAACAAAAAGGGCTTTGCCGCCGCACCGGCCAGTGTGTGGGATCCGGCCGAACGCCTCAAGGAACAGGACCGGGATGGGGTGGCGGCCGAGGTGCTGTACACCACGTTTGGCATGATGCTGTACGGCCTGGACGACGCCGGCCTGCGGGCCGCCTGCTTTCGGGCCTATAACGACTTCGTGGCCGAGTATTGCAGCTATAATACCGACCGGCTGGTCGGCGTCGGGCTGGTGACGCTCGAAGATGTCGACGCCGGCGTGGCCGAGCTCAAACGGTGTGCCGACAAGGGCCTGCGGGGAGCGATGATCTGGGCCTCGCCACCGGATGAACGGCCCTATGGCCACCCCGACTACGATCCGTTCTGGGCTGCCTCCCAGGACCTGAATATGCCCCTGTCGCTCCACATTCTGACCGGACGGGGAGGAACCGGGATCAACTTCAACAAATTCCTGACCTCGTATATGTCTCTGCCGGCTGAGATTCAGCGCACCCTGTCAATCATGATATTTGGTGGAGTGTTTGAACGCTTCCCCAAACTTCAGATCGTCTCGGCCGAGAATGACGTGTCCTGGATTCCGCACTTTCTGTACCGGCTCGACCACGCCTATGACCGCTTCCGGCATTTCGAGGGGGTGAATCTGTCCATGCTGCCCAGCGAGTACATGAAGCGCAACGTGGTTGGCACCTTTCAGTTCGAGCAGGCCACGGCCGATTTCACCCGTCAGCTGTTTGGCGCCGAACGCATCATGTGGTCGTCGGATTATCCTCACACCGACTCGACCTGGCCGCACTCGCGTGAGTTCATCGACGAGGCCTTCAGGGATATGCCCGAGGAGGACATCCAGAAGGTGGTGGGCGGGAATGTCGCCCGCATTTACAGCCTGAACGTATAG
- a CDS encoding epoxide hydrolase — MQKEPFTIAVAEQTLTDLRTRLSRVRWPHDFNNADWAYGTNKAYLMELVEYWLDGYDWRATEREINAFANYTTTIEDVPIHFIHEPGKGPKPIPLILTHGWPWTFWDLKHIIRPLSDPAAFGGDPQDAFDVVVPSLPGFGFSSPLTTPGINFVRTADLWLRLMQEVLGYEKFGAQGGDWGALVTMQLGHKHAQHLIGTHINLAIPLGFFAGEQIDPKDYGPDEEGWYERMQTRMQGATSHVVVQTTDPQTLAYGMHDSPVALCAWILERRRNWSDCGGEVERRFSKDDLLNTMMIYWVTETFVTSVRYYYEAKHRLWSPSHDRSPVVESPTGIAVFPQELALMPRRWAERYYNLRHWSLMTAGGHFAHAEEPQQLVEDIRTFFRALR, encoded by the coding sequence ATGCAAAAAGAACCGTTTACGATTGCTGTTGCCGAGCAGACCCTGACCGACCTGCGTACACGCCTGAGCCGGGTGCGCTGGCCGCACGATTTCAACAATGCCGATTGGGCCTACGGCACGAACAAAGCTTATCTGATGGAGCTGGTCGAGTACTGGCTGGACGGCTACGACTGGCGCGCCACCGAGCGCGAGATCAACGCCTTTGCCAACTACACGACCACCATCGAGGACGTTCCCATCCACTTTATTCATGAGCCGGGCAAAGGTCCCAAGCCCATACCGCTGATCCTGACCCACGGCTGGCCGTGGACCTTCTGGGATCTCAAACACATCATCCGGCCGCTGTCCGACCCGGCCGCGTTTGGCGGCGATCCCCAGGACGCCTTTGATGTAGTCGTCCCGTCGCTGCCCGGCTTTGGGTTTTCCTCGCCCCTGACCACCCCGGGCATCAACTTTGTCCGCACCGCCGATCTGTGGCTGAGACTGATGCAGGAGGTGCTGGGATATGAGAAATTCGGCGCCCAGGGCGGTGACTGGGGAGCGCTGGTAACCATGCAGCTGGGTCACAAACACGCCCAACACCTGATCGGCACGCATATCAACCTAGCGATTCCGCTGGGATTTTTTGCCGGCGAACAGATTGATCCCAAGGACTACGGGCCGGACGAGGAGGGCTGGTATGAGCGCATGCAAACCCGCATGCAGGGCGCAACCAGCCATGTCGTGGTGCAAACCACCGACCCGCAAACCCTGGCCTATGGCATGCACGACTCGCCGGTCGCGCTGTGCGCCTGGATTCTGGAACGGCGACGGAACTGGAGTGACTGCGGAGGCGAGGTCGAGCGGCGGTTTTCAAAAGACGACCTGCTGAACACGATGATGATCTACTGGGTGACCGAAACCTTTGTCACCTCGGTGCGCTACTACTACGAGGCCAAACACCGCCTGTGGAGCCCGTCACACGACCGTAGCCCGGTGGTCGAGTCGCCGACCGGCATCGCCGTTTTTCCCCAGGAACTGGCGCTCATGCCGCGTCGCTGGGCCGAGCGCTATTACAACCTCAGGCACTGGTCGCTGATGACCGCCGGCGGACACTTTGCCCACGCCGAAGAGCCGCAGCAACTCGTCGAGGATATCCGCACCTTCTTCCGGGCCTTGCGCTAG
- a CDS encoding SDR family oxidoreductase, with product MGRLDGKVVFITGAGSGIARAASQIFTREGAKVMIAELRPELGQAAEKLVREGGGEATFVETDVTKEDSVKNAIDTTLEVYGKLDVLYNSAGGSIVEDGKVTEVDMSVWNHTISLDLLGTFLCCRHGIPKLIENGGGSIINMSSVVALRGSFPIHVYTSAKGAILSFTQVLAGTYARNNIRANAICPGVIMTDRVKQRFGESLDIPAPNAQAAAINLKAQIEKYPFSVGEPEDIARIALFLASDESRMVNGVAIPGDGGLSAY from the coding sequence ATGGGACGACTCGACGGAAAAGTGGTGTTCATTACCGGTGCGGGTTCGGGCATTGCCCGGGCGGCCTCGCAGATTTTTACCCGGGAAGGAGCCAAGGTAATGATTGCCGAGTTACGACCCGAACTGGGCCAGGCGGCCGAAAAGCTGGTCCGCGAGGGGGGCGGTGAGGCAACCTTTGTGGAAACCGATGTCACCAAGGAAGACAGCGTGAAAAACGCGATTGACACCACGCTTGAGGTGTACGGCAAGCTCGACGTGTTGTACAACAGCGCCGGCGGCTCAATTGTCGAAGACGGCAAGGTCACCGAGGTCGATATGTCGGTCTGGAACCACACTATCTCGCTCGACCTGCTCGGCACCTTTCTGTGCTGTCGCCACGGCATTCCCAAACTGATTGAAAACGGCGGCGGCTCGATCATCAACATGTCGTCGGTTGTCGCCCTGCGCGGCTCGTTCCCAATCCACGTCTATACCTCGGCCAAGGGCGCCATCCTGTCCTTCACCCAGGTCCTGGCCGGCACCTATGCCAGAAACAACATCCGCGCCAACGCGATCTGCCCCGGGGTGATTATGACCGACCGGGTCAAGCAACGCTTTGGCGAGAGCCTGGATATCCCCGCCCCCAACGCTCAGGCGGCTGCTATCAACCTCAAAGCCCAAATAGAAAAGTATCCCTTCTCAGTCGGCGAGCCGGAAGACATCGCCCGCATTGCCCTGTTCCTGGCCTCGGACGAGTCGCGCATGGTCAATGGCGTGGCAATTCCCGGCGACGGCGGTTTGTCAGCCTACTGA
- a CDS encoding acylphosphatase, translated as MHQLHITVQGRMQGVFFRAATHRLARRLGLTGWVCNCPDGSVEVLAEGRRDTLEQLLDWCWRGPSGARVTDVRATWREASGRWVDFVISHDTPHS; from the coding sequence ATGCACCAGCTTCACATCACGGTTCAGGGCCGGATGCAGGGCGTGTTTTTCCGGGCTGCAACACACAGGCTGGCACGCCGACTGGGCCTCACCGGCTGGGTCTGCAACTGTCCTGACGGCAGCGTTGAAGTGCTGGCAGAGGGTCGCCGGGACACGCTGGAGCAGCTACTCGACTGGTGCTGGCGTGGGCCTTCGGGGGCGCGTGTCACCGACGTCAGGGCAACGTGGCGGGAGGCGAGCGGGCGGTGGGTCGATTTCGTGATTAGCCATGACACGCCTCATTCGTAA
- the dut gene encoding dUTP diphosphatase, with the protein MNKTVRVPITRLRRQPDPLPLPRYMTAGAAGMDIYADLPAELSLGPLERSLIPTGFALALPDGYEAQIRPRSGLALRSGLTVLNSPGTIDADYRDEVKILVINLGRQPVRIKRGERIAQLVVAPVARVDWHEVEALAASSRGGGFGHTDR; encoded by the coding sequence ATGAACAAGACCGTGCGTGTCCCCATCACCCGGCTGCGCCGTCAGCCCGACCCCCTGCCTCTGCCCCGCTATATGACGGCGGGCGCCGCAGGCATGGACATCTATGCCGACCTGCCGGCCGAACTCAGCCTCGGTCCGCTGGAGCGCTCCCTGATCCCGACCGGTTTTGCGCTGGCCCTGCCAGACGGCTATGAAGCGCAAATCCGGCCACGCAGCGGTCTGGCCCTGCGCAGCGGTCTGACGGTCCTGAACAGTCCCGGCACAATTGACGCCGACTATCGCGACGAGGTCAAGATCCTGGTCATTAACCTGGGCCGGCAGCCGGTTCGCATCAAGCGCGGGGAGCGCATCGCCCAGCTCGTTGTCGCGCCGGTGGCGCGGGTCGACTGGCACGAGGTTGAAGCGCTGGCCGCCAGCAGCCGAGGCGGCGGCTTTGGCCACACCGACCGCTAA